Below is a genomic region from Oceanivirga salmonicida.
CAATTATATTTTTTATATTCTTTTGCTAAATCAATTAATAATCTAGTTAAATATTTCTCAGATTCTTCTTTTGATATTTTTTCTTTTTTCAATGCTCTATTAAAAATTTTTTCTACTTCTTCAAAATTTGTTTTTATATATGGTATTCCTGAAAGCCCATGATCACTAATGAAACAATTGTTTTCATCAAAAAATTTTATTCTTAAACTTAATGCATTTAGTAAATCGGCGTAACTTTCAATTTTAAATTCCACAACTTTTTCTAAATTATTAATAAAATCATAAAATGCTTTCGTTCCTATATTATATACTAAATCTGGCCTAAATCCTGGTACTATTTTAGTCTTAAAATTACTATCTTTTTTTATCTCCACATGATATTTTAAATCATCAACTGGATTATCTGTTGTACAAATAACATCAACATTAGACATTTCTATCAATTTCTTTGGACTATATTTTCTTTCTCTAATAATTTTATTAGTTTCTTCCCATATTCTCTTAGCATTTTTTTCACACAATATTTCTGTTATATCAAAATATTTTTTTAATTCCATTGCTGTCCAATGATATAATGGGCTTATTAAACATTTATCTAGTGTTTTTGCCCAGTTCAAAAATTTTTCATAATTTGTTTTATTACCTGTAATATAATCTTCTAGTATACCATTAGCTCTCATTGCTCTCCATTTATAGTGATCAAATTTTAACCAAATTTCAAATATATTTTCAAATGGTTTATCTTCCGCTATTTCTTTTGGACTCAAATGACAATGATAATCAAATATAGGCATATCTTTTATATTTTTATACAATTGTTTTGATATCTCATTATGAAGCATAAAATTGCCATCAATAAACATTATTTATCCTCCCCCATTTTTATAATTTACAACAATATTTTATTTTTTTATTTTAAGTCTAATTATAATAACCCTGCTATTTTAGGTAAAAATAATGATAATGTGGGTATATATGTTACAAATAATAAGCCTATTAATATTAATACATAATAAAATACCATATATTTCATAACTTTTTCTAATGTAGTGTTCCCTACCTTAACTCCTACAAATAATGTATTTCCAACTGGAGGTGTTATATTTCCTATACATAAATTATATACTAAAATTATTCCGAAATGCACTGGATGCACACCTAATTCTCTAACAACAGGTAAAAATAATGGAGTAAATATAACTATGGCTGGTGTAACATCCATAAAAGTTCCTGCTATCAATAAAATTATATTTATCATTAATAGTAAAATTATTTTATTTTGAGTTAATCCCAATAAAACCATTGCTATACTTTGCGGAATTTGAGTAAATGCCATAACCCAACCTAATATATTAGAAACTCCTATTAAAAATACTATCATACCACTTAATTTAGCACTTTCTATTACTATCTCTACAAATTTTTTTACTGTTATATTTTTGTATAAAATTCCTAAAATCAAAGCATATACTACTGCTATCGCAGAGCCTTCTGTAGCCGTAAATATTCCTTTTACTATTCCACCTATAACTATCACAATAAGTGATAGTGCTGGTATTGCATCTAATATTGCCAAAATTACATTTTTAATGCCATAATTAAAATCAGTAGATTTATATTTCGCTCTCTTTGCAAATACTATCGCTCCCAAGAAACACCCTAAAACCCATATTAAACCAGGTATATATCCAGCTATAAATAATGCTGCTATAGAGGTCCCACCTGAAACCAATGAATAAGTTATTAATGCATTAGAAGGCGGAATTAAAAGACCTGAAGGTGCTGATGCTATATTAGTTGCAGCTGATAAAGCCTTATCATAGCCTTGTTTTTCTTGTTCATTTTTAACCATACCACCTACTGCCGCTGCTGCTGCAGATGCAGATCCAGAAATAGCTCCAAATAATCCATTAGCTCCTGCATTAGCTATTAATAAAGAGCCTGGTAATTTACCTAATATAGCTAATACTAAATTAATAAGTTTTTTTGCTATTCCTCCTTGATTCATCAAATTTCCTGCAAGTATAAAAAATGGTATTGCTGTAAGAGTAAAATTACTCATCCCTACAAATATTCTTTGAGCTCCAGTTAATGCAATAATATTAAAATCTATCATTTGCAACATTACAATTAAAGAAGAAAATGCTATAGCATATGATATTGGTATTCCTATGAACAATAAAATCAATAACACAAATATTAATATCAATAATGATTGTAATGCCATCCTAAACCTCTCTTTCTTTATAAATATCTATAATATTTAATATACAATAAAATACATTTAACATACCACATATAGGAACAACTATGTAAAATACCCCTAACGGATAATTAAGTGAAGATGTTATTTGAGAAAAAGCAAGTTTTGTTATTGAAAAACCTCCAATAATTAGTATTAATACTGATACTAAAATTATTACTAATTCAGATATGATATAGAAAAAAACTTTTTTATTTTTAGATAATTTATCAATCATTATTGGTATATTCATGTGTTTTCTTTCACCAACTACTAATGATGCCCCCAATAAAGTCATCCAAGCAAACAAAAATGAAACTAATTCTTCTGTCCAAGATGATGGATTTTTTATAAAATACCTAGTTATTACTTGCCAAGAAACTAGTAAAATCATGCAAAAAAAAGTAATAAATGATAAAGTTTTTAAAACACCATTTATATATTTTCTTAATTTTTTCATCTAATTCCCTTCTTTCTTTTGATATTTATCATTTTTTTCTTGAATTTTATTATAAATTTCTTCTAATTCAGGATTTTCCATCAAGACTTTTTTATGTAATGGTAATACCGCTTTTTTAAATAAACTTATATCGGGATAACTAAATACTACACCCTGTTTTGTTTCTGCAATTTTTTTAGCCTTTTCAACGGCTGCTTTCCATTCTTTTCTTTCTATTTCATTTATTATTTTAAATCCCTTTTTAAATATTTGATACTCTTCAATACTTAAATTTTCTAAAAATTTAGTATTTCCTAAAACTAAATCCGGTATAATTTGATGCATATCGTATGAATAATATTTTGCTACATCTCCGTGTCCATTATTTGTTAATGCTAACTCGTTATTTTCAGCGCCATCTAATATATTAGATTGAAGTGCTGTATATACTTCTCCAAATCCCATAGGAGTTGCTGCTCCACCTAAAAGTTTCATCATTTCAATATTTGTCGGTGATTTTTGCACTCTTATTTTTAATCCTTTTAAATCTTCAGGAGTATTAATTGGATTGGCAATAGTATAAAAACTTCTTACTCCTGCATCTAACCATGTTACTACTTGGAATCCATTTTTCTTAGTTGAATTATAAATACTTTCAGTTATTTTTTCATCATTCATTACATCAGCAAAAGATCTTTCATTAATAAATAAATAGGGCAAATTAAATATTTTATATGCTGGTTGAAAAGTCTCCATTATAGCATTACTTGCTACAACAAAATCAATTGCTCCTGTCTGTGTTAATTGAACCATGTCATTTTGTGATCCTAAAAGTTCATTAGGAAATATTTGTACTTCATATTTTTCACCTAATTCTTTTTCAATATATTTTTTGAAAGCTAACATTCCTATATGAGTAGGATGCGTTTCAGATTGATTATGACCTATTCTAATAATTCTTTTTTCTGAAATTTTCCCACAAGAAAATATACAGAACAATAACATTATTAATACAATTAAATAGTTCTTTTTAATAATAATCCTCCTCCTTTTTTTTGTTTACCGGTACACATAATTATTTCTAACTATATACCTATTTTTATATTTTAGTAAAATTTCAAAATTTCTTACTCAGAAAAATATATCTCGTTTAACATATTATTTTTAATTGATTAATATCTCATAAATAATCTCCTTTCTTAACATTCCTGTTTTTAAATATATATTTTTCTAATTCTACTCTAGTAGGTAAACCTGCATTATCACTCACATTTGAAACTTGAATTGCTCCAATAGCATTTGCTCTTTCTAACATATCATCTGTGTTTAAAGACTCTAATATAGAAGATATAATTCCTACAGCAAATCCATCTCCAGCCCCTACCGTATCAATAACTTTTGAAACTTTAAATCCTTTTTTAAATATATGGATTCCATTATCAAAACTATGAGAACCCTTTTCACCTTCTTTTATAATAAATCTATTAATTCCCATATCTTTATATTTATTTTCTATTACTTTTATATCATTACTTCCCACTAATATTTTACACTCTTCTATTCCTGGTAAAACTAAATCTACTTTTTTTGAAACTTCATTTATCACTTTTATCATTTCTTCTTTACTATTCCACATTTGTGATCTTAAATTAGGATCAAAAGTAATAAATTTATCTTCTTTTTTTGCTCTATCTATTAAAGTATATATAGCTTGTCTAAAACTTTCTGAAATTGCTAATGGAATTCCTGTAATATGTATTAAATCAAAATTTTTCAAATTAATATCTTTAATATATTCAGTATCTATAGTACTTGCTGCTGAATTTTTCCTAAAGTAATATATATCTGGATCTCCTTTTTTTGTCTTACTTTTTAATTGTATACCCGTTTTATTTTCCTCATCAAATTTTATGTATTTAGTTCCAACTTTTTCTTTTTTTAAAAATTTTAATATATTTTTACCAAATGGATCATTTCCTAGTTTTGTAACATATTCTATATCATACCCAAGTCTTTTTAAACCAATTGCGACATTTAATTCTGCTCCAGATATTCCTCTTTCAAATTTTTCTGCATCCTCTAATAATCCATACTCTTTACATATTAAAAGACACATAGCTTCTCCTAATAATAGTATTTTTTTCATTCGTTTCTCCTATTTGTAGTTGATCCCCTAACTATTAATTTAGCAGGTAATTCAATGTATTCAATTTCTTTATTTTTATTTTCAATTCTATCAAATATTAATTCTGCACATCTTTTTCCACACTCATATGATTTTTGGTTTATGGCAGTTATACCATTTTTATCTGCTATTTCTACCCAACCCCAATCATCAAAACTACATATTCCTATATCATCTCTTTCTATATCATAACCTTTTCTTTTAAGTGCTTTTAATATTTGTAATAGGACTTTTCCATTCATACAAAATATCGCTTTTCTTTTTTCTTTATTAGAATTTAAATATTCTCCCAATTTATCTTCTAATTCATCTTCATAATTTTCTTTATATATATATGTATATTTATCTTCTGAAATATCAAACATATTCTTTAATGATTCAAAATACGCCTTATGTCTTAAATTTCTTATATTATTATTCAAAGCATAACTAAAAAATGCTACTAAATCATAATTATTCTCATGTAAATGTTCCATAGTTTCATAAGTGATGCTATAATTATTTGAAGTAACTGTATCAATTATATTTGATTTATATATACTTCTATCTGCTAAAACTATTGGTATAGATTTTTCATTTTTTAATTTTATAATATAATCATCGTTACTACCAGTTGTATTAATAATTAATCCATCTATATTATATGATATAAGAGTGTCTATAGCTTCAATTTCATCTTCTTCACTTCCATTTATTTCAGTAACTAATAATCTATAACCCTTTTTTTTACAAATTTCACTAATACCCTTAAAAATATATGTTGAAAATTGATTATCCATATCCGCTATTGTTAAACCTATAATTTTACTTTGTTTATTTTTTATACTTCTCGCCATACCATTAGGTATATATTCTAATTCTTCTATAATTTTTTTTATTTTTTCTTTTGTGTCATTAGACATATATTTATATTTACCGTTTAAGTATCTAGAAATCGTTGTTTTAGATACATTGGCTTTTTTGGCAACTTCATTTATAGTTATTTTCATATTTCTACCTCTCAAATTTTATAAACCGGTTTCTAAATTTTACAATAAAATTGTATCTTGATTTTTTAATTT
It encodes:
- a CDS encoding TRAP transporter small permease; this encodes MKKLRKYINGVLKTLSFITFFCMILLVSWQVITRYFIKNPSSWTEELVSFLFAWMTLLGASLVVGERKHMNIPIMIDKLSKNKKVFFYIISELVIILVSVLILIIGGFSITKLAFSQITSSLNYPLGVFYIVVPICGMLNVFYCILNIIDIYKEREV
- a CDS encoding TRAP transporter large permease, with product MALQSLLILIFVLLILLFIGIPISYAIAFSSLIVMLQMIDFNIIALTGAQRIFVGMSNFTLTAIPFFILAGNLMNQGGIAKKLINLVLAILGKLPGSLLIANAGANGLFGAISGSASAAAAAVGGMVKNEQEKQGYDKALSAATNIASAPSGLLIPPSNALITYSLVSGGTSIAALFIAGYIPGLIWVLGCFLGAIVFAKRAKYKSTDFNYGIKNVILAILDAIPALSLIVIVIGGIVKGIFTATEGSAIAVVYALILGILYKNITVKKFVEIVIESAKLSGMIVFLIGVSNILGWVMAFTQIPQSIAMVLLGLTQNKIILLLMINIILLIAGTFMDVTPAIVIFTPLFLPVVRELGVHPVHFGIILVYNLCIGNITPPVGNTLFVGVKVGNTTLEKVMKYMVFYYVLILIGLLFVTYIPTLSLFLPKIAGLL
- a CDS encoding sugar kinase — protein: MKKILLLGEAMCLLICKEYGLLEDAEKFERGISGAELNVAIGLKRLGYDIEYVTKLGNDPFGKNILKFLKKEKVGTKYIKFDEENKTGIQLKSKTKKGDPDIYYFRKNSAASTIDTEYIKDINLKNFDLIHITGIPLAISESFRQAIYTLIDRAKKEDKFITFDPNLRSQMWNSKEEMIKVINEVSKKVDLVLPGIEECKILVGSNDIKVIENKYKDMGINRFIIKEGEKGSHSFDNGIHIFKKGFKVSKVIDTVGAGDGFAVGIISSILESLNTDDMLERANAIGAIQVSNVSDNAGLPTRVELEKYIFKNRNVKKGDYL
- a CDS encoding LacI family DNA-binding transcriptional regulator; the encoded protein is MKITINEVAKKANVSKTTISRYLNGKYKYMSNDTKEKIKKIIEELEYIPNGMARSIKNKQSKIIGLTIADMDNQFSTYIFKGISEICKKKGYRLLVTEINGSEEDEIEAIDTLISYNIDGLIINTTGSNDDYIIKLKNEKSIPIVLADRSIYKSNIIDTVTSNNYSITYETMEHLHENNYDLVAFFSYALNNNIRNLRHKAYFESLKNMFDISEDKYTYIYKENYEDELEDKLGEYLNSNKEKRKAIFCMNGKVLLQILKALKRKGYDIERDDIGICSFDDWGWVEIADKNGITAINQKSYECGKRCAELIFDRIENKNKEIEYIELPAKLIVRGSTTNRRNE
- the uxaC gene encoding glucuronate isomerase, translated to MFIDGNFMLHNEISKQLYKNIKDMPIFDYHCHLSPKEIAEDKPFENIFEIWLKFDHYKWRAMRANGILEDYITGNKTNYEKFLNWAKTLDKCLISPLYHWTAMELKKYFDITEILCEKNAKRIWEETNKIIRERKYSPKKLIEMSNVDVICTTDNPVDDLKYHVEIKKDSNFKTKIVPGFRPDLVYNIGTKAFYDFINNLEKVVEFKIESYADLLNALSLRIKFFDENNCFISDHGLSGIPYIKTNFEEVEKIFNRALKKEKISKEESEKYLTRLLIDLAKEYKKYNWTMQIHFGAIRNNNIEMFEKLGADSGFDSMCDVNELAYKLNNLLNEISNNGLPKMIIYNLEPSVNNIVACTIANFQVNFGKMQFGAAWWFNDTKEGMLRQIKVLADQGLLYNFVGMLTDSRSFVSYTRHEYFRRILCQYIGELVELGEIPNDIELLTRMLKAISYENAKKYFKKEKDI
- a CDS encoding TRAP transporter substrate-binding protein, which gives rise to MLLFCIFSCGKISEKRIIRIGHNQSETHPTHIGMLAFKKYIEKELGEKYEVQIFPNELLGSQNDMVQLTQTGAIDFVVASNAIMETFQPAYKIFNLPYLFINERSFADVMNDEKITESIYNSTKKNGFQVVTWLDAGVRSFYTIANPINTPEDLKGLKIRVQKSPTNIEMMKLLGGAATPMGFGEVYTALQSNILDGAENNELALTNNGHGDVAKYYSYDMHQIIPDLVLGNTKFLENLSIEEYQIFKKGFKIINEIERKEWKAAVEKAKKIAETKQGVVFSYPDISLFKKAVLPLHKKVLMENPELEEIYNKIQEKNDKYQKKEGN